One Plasmodium cynomolgi strain B DNA, scaffold: 0341, whole genome shotgun sequence DNA window includes the following coding sequences:
- a CDS encoding CYIR protein (putative;~vir-type antigen): MYFKHSVYDINAKILKEMNILYDLYDDYYKFLDSQKTKCTKYNYECLSAYVTEINKCHNIKNKRFYKALKNILSMYNKKDQEKCENEGSTTLLPICNILSKYITNINEQNCISSCKTFKNMELKTLPKEVYDYENVLNELTAHQIYKKLDDQEIDESTCSNHCEDFIFMYDKDEEFNFLCAKMATNLKHLSTVLNGVSSHADRCTYFIFWVYEKIMNILNKNSSSHSNYYAINLLNQVLYTVNKGLPLSQKCSYNFDSTLSDWKKEKYLHDYFKNFEK; this comes from the exons atgtattttaaGCATAGTGTATATGacataaatgcaaaaattctcaaggaaatgaatatattgtaTGATTTGTATGATGATTACTATAAATTTCTTGATAGCCAAAAAACTAAATGCACAAAGTATAATTATGAATGTTTAAGCGCTTATGTAACagaaattaataaatgtCACAACATCAAGAATAAAAGGTTTTACAAAgcacttaaaaatattctttcaatgtataataaaaaagatcaagaaaaatgtgaaaatgaaGGATCAACAACATTATTACCAATATGCAATATATTAAGTAAATATATAACGaatataaatgaacaaaattgtatatcTTCGTGTAAaacctttaaaaatatggaatTAAAAACATTACCTAAAGAAGTATATgattat gaaaatgttttaaatgaGTTAACTGCAcatcaaatatataaaaaattggatgaTCAAGAAATTGATGAATCTACATGCTCTAATCATTGCGaagactttatttttatgtatgatAAAGACGAAGAGTTTAATTTCCTTTGCGCCAAAATGGCAACTAATTTAAAGCACTTATCAACTGTTCTGAATGGTGTATCTTCACATGCTGATCGTTGCacatatttcatattttgggtatatgaaaaaataatgaatatattaaataaaaattcgaGTAGCCATAGTAATTATTATGCaattaatttacttaatCAGGTGTTGTATACAGTTAATAAGGGATTGCCATTAAGTCAAAAATGTTCCTATAATTTTGATAGCACCTTAAGTGActggaaaaaggagaaatacctgcacgattattttaaaaattttgaaaaataa